One Paraburkholderia dioscoreae DNA segment encodes these proteins:
- a CDS encoding UbiX family flavin prenyltransferase translates to MAEQEREHKREQTRERIVVGLSGASGAMIGVRLLAALRRLGTHETHLIVSASGALTAAQELGMTRGDLERLADVVYNVRDIGAAVASGSFITAGMVIAPCSMKTLAGVANGFADNLLTRAADVILKERRRLVLVARETPLNLAHLRNMTLATEMGAIVMPPVPAFYAHPRTIEDVVDHTVGRILDLFGIEHREIARRWSGLADEFGERRAGVDQ, encoded by the coding sequence ATGGCTGAGCAGGAGCGCGAGCACAAGCGTGAGCAGACGCGCGAGCGTATCGTGGTGGGCCTTTCCGGCGCGAGCGGCGCGATGATCGGCGTGCGTCTGCTCGCCGCGTTGCGGCGCCTCGGCACGCACGAAACGCACCTGATCGTGTCGGCCTCCGGCGCGCTCACCGCGGCCCAGGAACTCGGCATGACGCGCGGCGACCTGGAGCGCCTCGCCGATGTGGTCTACAACGTGCGCGACATCGGCGCGGCCGTAGCCAGCGGTTCGTTCATCACGGCGGGCATGGTGATCGCGCCGTGCTCGATGAAGACGCTCGCCGGCGTGGCCAACGGTTTCGCCGACAACCTGCTCACGCGTGCTGCGGACGTGATACTCAAGGAGCGCCGCCGGCTCGTGCTGGTCGCGCGCGAAACGCCGCTCAACCTCGCGCATCTGCGCAATATGACGCTCGCCACCGAGATGGGCGCGATCGTCATGCCGCCGGTGCCCGCGTTCTACGCGCACCCCAGGACGATCGAGGATGTGGTCGATCACACCGTGGGGCGCATTCTGGATCTGTTCGGTATCGAGCATCGCGAGATCGCCCGGCGCTGGAGCGGACTCGCCGATGAATTCGGTGAGCGCCGCGCGGGAGTAGATCAATGA
- the hpnK gene encoding hopanoid biosynthesis-associated protein HpnK produces the protein MATEPRGLIVTADDFGLHARVNEAVERAHREGVLSAASLMVGAPAAADAVTRARALPQLRVGLHLVLADGDATAPRERVAALVDEHGRFGSNMVWDGARFFCLPHVRKQLACEIRAQFEAFAKTGLTLDHVNTHKHFHLHPTVLGLILEIGREYGMKAMRLPFEANAPLWLRPWIAQVKARLDRAGIAHNDYAVGIADSGRMDEAAWLAALADLPHGVGEIYCHPAVAGERALSDGMRDYRHEAELQALLSARVAMAIRLAGVRVGGFGDVLAP, from the coding sequence ATGGCAACTGAGCCACGCGGACTGATCGTCACCGCCGACGATTTCGGCCTGCACGCGCGAGTCAACGAGGCGGTCGAGCGCGCGCATCGCGAAGGCGTGCTGAGCGCCGCGAGTCTGATGGTCGGTGCGCCGGCCGCCGCCGACGCGGTGACACGCGCCCGCGCATTGCCGCAACTGCGGGTTGGCCTGCATCTGGTACTGGCCGACGGCGACGCGACTGCACCGCGCGAGCGCGTTGCCGCCCTGGTCGACGAGCATGGCCGCTTCGGCAGCAACATGGTGTGGGACGGCGCGCGGTTTTTCTGCTTGCCGCATGTGCGCAAGCAGCTTGCGTGTGAGATTCGCGCGCAGTTCGAAGCGTTTGCAAAAACCGGTCTGACGCTCGATCACGTCAACACGCACAAGCATTTTCATTTGCACCCGACGGTGCTCGGACTGATTCTGGAGATTGGCCGCGAGTACGGTATGAAGGCCATGCGCCTGCCGTTCGAAGCGAATGCGCCGCTGTGGTTGCGGCCGTGGATCGCGCAGGTCAAGGCGCGTCTGGATCGCGCCGGCATCGCGCATAACGATTATGCGGTGGGAATCGCCGATAGCGGGCGGATGGATGAAGCGGCGTGGCTTGCGGCGCTCGCCGATCTGCCGCACGGGGTGGGGGAGATTTATTGCCATCCCGCCGTGGCGGGGGAGCGGGCGTTGAGCGACGGCATGCGGGATTACCGGCACGAAGCGGAACTGCAAGCGCTTCTATCGGCCAGGGTCGCGATGGCGATTCGCTTGGCAGGTGTGCGGGTCGGTGGGTTTGGCGACGTGCTGGCTCCCTGA
- a CDS encoding UbiD family decarboxylase, whose amino-acid sequence MNTRDAASHGTFHLAWSRPSGALTLRDWLAHLARTGRVATIDRPVALEHELAAIAKRLDGTQAAFFTQPGGHEVPVVSGFMSRRAWIAEAMGVAEADLLARFRDAAGRPLPSQEIPRAEAACQQVVHTSGIDLHALLPIPTHSEHDNGPYLTAGLVIARNPRTGVQNVSINRIQVHGPDRMAILLLPRHLHAFQKTAEEAGEALDVAIAIGVDPLTMLASQAISPIDSDELEIAGALHGAPLPVVRCVSHGVNVPAFAEIVIEGRILPNVRELEGPFGEFPKYYSAQEAREVIEVTAVTHREKPIFHTIVPAEMEHLLLGAIPREASLLAHLQRSHPGVKDVHLSVGGVCRYHLWVQFDKKREGEAKNVILCAFGAHYDIKQVVVVDTDVDVHDPAEIEWAVATRFQADRDLVVIEGAQGSLLDPSTTVGQPEDAPPHLQGVSAKMGLDATRPVVYASHVFTRVRIPGQDTVDLDALVAADNTAFDAYLDDAHG is encoded by the coding sequence ATGAACACTCGCGATGCCGCATCGCACGGCACTTTTCACCTGGCGTGGAGCCGCCCGTCCGGCGCGCTCACGCTGCGCGACTGGCTGGCGCATCTGGCGCGCACGGGCCGGGTCGCCACGATCGACCGGCCGGTGGCGCTCGAACACGAACTCGCCGCGATCGCCAAGCGCCTGGACGGCACGCAAGCCGCGTTCTTCACGCAGCCGGGCGGTCACGAGGTGCCGGTGGTCAGCGGGTTCATGTCGCGCCGCGCCTGGATCGCGGAAGCGATGGGCGTAGCCGAGGCCGATCTGCTGGCGCGCTTTCGCGACGCGGCCGGGCGGCCGCTTCCCTCGCAGGAAATCCCGCGTGCCGAGGCGGCCTGCCAGCAGGTCGTGCATACCAGCGGCATCGACCTGCACGCACTGCTGCCGATTCCGACCCATAGCGAGCACGACAACGGCCCGTACCTTACCGCGGGCCTCGTGATTGCACGCAATCCGCGTACCGGCGTGCAGAACGTTTCGATCAACCGTATTCAGGTGCATGGGCCCGATCGCATGGCGATCCTGCTGCTGCCGCGTCACCTGCACGCCTTTCAGAAGACTGCTGAAGAGGCGGGCGAGGCGCTCGACGTCGCGATTGCCATCGGCGTCGATCCGTTGACGATGCTCGCCTCGCAAGCCATTTCCCCGATCGACTCCGACGAGCTGGAAATTGCCGGTGCGCTGCACGGCGCGCCGCTGCCCGTCGTCAGATGCGTGAGCCACGGCGTGAACGTGCCGGCCTTCGCCGAGATCGTGATAGAAGGCCGCATCCTGCCCAACGTGCGTGAACTGGAAGGCCCGTTCGGCGAATTTCCGAAGTACTACAGCGCTCAGGAAGCGCGCGAAGTGATCGAAGTCACGGCGGTGACGCATCGCGAGAAGCCGATCTTTCATACGATCGTGCCGGCGGAAATGGAGCATCTGCTGCTCGGCGCGATTCCGCGCGAGGCGAGCTTGCTCGCGCACCTGCAACGCAGTCATCCGGGTGTGAAGGACGTGCATCTGTCCGTGGGCGGCGTGTGCCGCTACCACCTGTGGGTGCAGTTCGACAAGAAGCGCGAAGGCGAAGCGAAGAACGTGATTCTGTGCGCGTTCGGCGCGCACTACGACATCAAGCAGGTCGTCGTGGTCGATACCGACGTGGACGTACACGATCCGGCTGAAATCGAATGGGCCGTCGCCACGCGCTTTCAGGCCGACCGCGATCTGGTCGTGATCGAAGGCGCGCAAGGCTCGCTGCTCGATCCGTCGACCACCGTCGGCCAGCCGGAAGACGCGCCGCCGCACTTGCAGGGCGTGAGCGCGAAGATGGGCCTCGACGCCACGCGGCCGGTGGTGTACGCGTCGCACGTGTTCACGCGTGTGCGTATTCCGGGGCAGGACACGGTGGATCTGGACGCGCTCGTCGCCGCTGACAACACCGCGTTCGACGCATATCTGGATGACGCTCATGGCTGA
- a CDS encoding LysR family transcriptional regulator, translating to MDLRQIQYFIALFEDGSVTRAAKRLNIVQPALSMQIAKLEDELHQQLFERNAHGMAPTAAGRLMYRLFLPIMRDLAHARQQLVQRDEVVTGHVSIGLIASVTESVLADALSRFHARYPHVEVTVADGYSATFIDWVAGGQLDAALINKPRARLSLDSQPLLDEEMVLVTSATHGPELPHAIELAQLPELELVLPTKRHGLRGVLDTAAQHEDVLLAPRFEIDVLSTIVKLVESTHFATILPRIAVQRAVHQGTLRAYPILAPRIVRHIVCVSHPRRPLSAAADALVSIIADELRQVSSESELDATVTGSSADASGESRSTPVSRERSA from the coding sequence ATGGACCTCCGGCAAATCCAGTATTTCATCGCGCTTTTCGAAGACGGTTCGGTCACGCGGGCAGCGAAACGCCTGAACATCGTGCAGCCCGCGCTCAGCATGCAGATCGCCAAACTCGAGGACGAACTGCATCAGCAGCTATTCGAGCGCAACGCCCACGGCATGGCGCCGACGGCGGCCGGCCGGCTCATGTACCGGCTCTTTCTGCCGATCATGCGCGACCTCGCGCACGCGCGCCAACAACTCGTGCAGCGCGACGAGGTGGTGACCGGCCATGTGTCGATCGGGCTCATTGCCTCGGTGACGGAGAGCGTGCTGGCCGATGCGCTGTCACGCTTTCACGCGCGCTATCCGCATGTGGAGGTGACCGTGGCGGACGGCTACAGCGCGACGTTCATCGACTGGGTGGCGGGCGGGCAACTCGACGCGGCCCTGATCAACAAGCCGCGCGCGCGCCTTTCGCTCGACTCGCAGCCCTTGCTCGACGAGGAAATGGTGCTGGTGACGAGCGCCACGCACGGCCCGGAACTGCCGCATGCAATCGAACTCGCGCAACTGCCGGAACTGGAACTGGTGCTGCCGACCAAGCGCCACGGCTTGCGCGGCGTGCTCGATACGGCTGCGCAGCATGAAGACGTGCTGCTCGCGCCGCGCTTCGAGATCGACGTGTTGAGCACGATCGTGAAACTGGTGGAAAGCACGCACTTTGCGACCATTCTGCCGCGCATCGCCGTGCAGCGCGCGGTGCACCAGGGCACCCTGCGTGCCTATCCGATTCTCGCGCCGCGCATTGTGCGGCATATCGTGTGCGTGAGCCATCCGCGGCGCCCGTTGAGCGCGGCGGCGGATGCACTGGTGTCGATCATCGCCGACGAATTGCGCCAGGTGTCGAGCGAATCGGAACTGGATGCGACCGTGACGGGCTCATCCGCCGATGCGTCGGGTGAATCGCGGTCAACGCCTGTTTCCAGAGAACGTTCCGCGTGA